The Lathamus discolor isolate bLatDis1 chromosome 18, bLatDis1.hap1, whole genome shotgun sequence region CCCAGAAGAACCTTCATCCAGGCCATGTTCAAGTACATTGACACCCCTAAAGCCTCTGGccatccctcctgccccccccccagccctgctctccagcctggccaCAGCCATGAATGGGCCTGCACCCCTCATCTGGGGTGATTTCATCCTCCATGCTCAGCACCCCACAAAGCAACAACGTCATCCATCCCTTCTCCTGCTGGGAGAAGTTCCCctgaggacagcagtggcaTAAGGGAAGTACAAGCTGCAGTGATGCCCAGTGCTCCCCAGGAGCTCAGCCCGTCCTGTTTGCTGCCGCTTGGTGACTCAGTGGTTCTCACCACAGAGCTGATGATTCACTCTTGGGGTCGGATCCTTCCTTGAAGGgttggaggaaaggaaggaaaccaggaggggaagcaggcagggaaggagcctGGAAGAACACGGCTGAGCATGGAGGCTGCAGCCGAAGCAGAGGCGCTCGGCTCAGAAGCATCAGCCAGTTTCcaagaggaaggaggagagagagaaatcaaTCTGAGTGATGGTGCCAGTGCCAAGCAGCTCATTCCTTTTCTGAAGGGCAGGAAGACCACATTTATGTACTTAAGCCTCTGGCACAGGAACGCTGTACTTACATGCAGCTGGTGTCATTTCCCTGGCCAGGCTTTCATTTGTGTACCACACAAAGCACTGCTTGGAAATCCATCTTCTCCTCTACCAGGTGCCTTGAGCACAGATCCCAGCCATAAAACCTCTCCCTGTGCCACCCCATAGAGCTTGGCACATCCAGGATGAGCTGGGCAGCACAGTGTGTCCCCCTGAGCCAAGCACCAGGCTGCTTAACGCCCCTCAGCTCCTGTGTCACCTCCCGGCTGAGCTGCCGCTGTGTTCCAGAGCTTGCTGCCGGGACCAGGATGGAGCTGGGTCAACCCAGAAGTCCTGGGGCTTAAACCTGAAAGTCTGATGCAGGATTTCTTCCCTTAAACTGGGCCAGAATAAGAGAGCAGCGGCTGGATCTCCCCTGCCTGGGAACTGGGACACCTGAGGGAAAGCTTGCAGAGACACTGGGAGAGATGGCACTAACATTAATGATTTACATCCTATAATGAGGCTTTGCTTTTCTGGAGCAGATCCCAATGCAGGGTTTTAAAGAGGCTCAAAATCAGAGGCTATTGCACAGCCCTCAACTACAtcctcctgcagggctgccctAACCTGGGGCAGAGCACAGCCAATGAGGGGCTGGCTCCACATCCCTGGgggaatcgtagaatggtttgggttgaagggacctcaaagctcctccagctccaacccctgccacgggcagggaccccttccactggagcagcttgctccaagcccctgtgtccaacctggccttgagcactgccagggatggggcagccacagcttctctgggcaccctgtgccagcgcctcagcaccctcccagggaagagcttctgcctaagagctcatctcagtctcccctcgggcaggttaaagccgttccccttggcctgtccctacaggcccttttcccaagcccctctccaggtttcctgcagccctttcaggcactggagctgctctcaggtctccccttcaggagccttctcttctccaggctgacccagctccgctctctcagcctggctctggagcagagctgctccagcccttgcagcatccccatggcctcctctggattcatttgcttctcctcagggcttcaagtccttctcctcatggACCCCAGAAGATGGGCAACTAGTGCTGGGCCGGCTGTGGGGTGCAGCctggtgccccatccctgctgtcGGTGCCTCCACATGCAGCTGCAGGGTGCGCAGGGTCGCTGCCAGGGAAGAGAGAACAATGCTCTCAACTGAGCTTTTGCATCAAAGAGGTTTATTCTGAGCACTGCTAATTTCAGACTCCGTTGCTAAATCATTAATAGCTCGTCAGCTCAGGCAGGGCccgcagcagcacaggagggtGTCAGGGACTTGGGTTGTGACTTAAATCTGGAGGGCATGGGCATTTCCTGCATTTCTCTATGATTTGCCTTTACTGGGCTCTGTTCATCGAGCAGGATGTGCTATTGACAGCCTGGAGACACAGTCATTGTGGGGGCCTCAGCAACACCCCAGCCTTCCTGCCCAACATCCCCAGCCCATCTGGCCTCGTCTGATCTCTGAAATTCCTTCCCAGGCATAACTGCTCCCTAtcaccatttccttttctcactCTGGGCGAGGGACAGGAGCTGGAAAGGTGATGAGGTCCCTCCGAGCTCAGCGATTCTGAGATTTCGCTTTGGGGGAGTGGGAGAAGTTCACTGCAAGACAGACCCCAGCCCTTTCCCCCCTTGGGGTACTCTCGGGGGTCCAGGTTccactgaaacagaggaaaaaatcagAGAGGAGAATGTTCTCTTTAGTACTTGCCTGTCCCTACAGCTTCTTTGGGTTGGAGGCAGGGGGAGCAAGAGCAGAGCTTTGACCCTGAACCTATGATGATGCAGCATCAAACCTCACTTCATAGCAGCATTTACACTGGTAACATGAGGATGGTTCAGCCTGGACTTCAGCTTTCTTACAGCCTgacattcagcctggagagcaaATGTCTTGGCCGTGGAGCAGGGGAGATGCGGTGGGAGGTGGGGGACAGGCAGGGAAAGGACAAGCTGGCAGTGGGGGCCGGGAGCGGTGACGCAGCAGCCTCTGACGCTGCTCCGGTGTCTGGCAGACGTGTGGCAGTGCTGGCAAGAGCACGAATGCAACACAAAGCACAagggatgggttttttttttccctcataaggtaaggaaaacaaagctgccATCAGTCCACGTGGGACGGGGGTGTTCATCCATCGCAGGATGGACACAGCTCTGCCGGGAACAGCTTTAGgctggggtgggttttttgcttttccttctgtctgggGGTGGGATGAGACTTCGGCACCTGGTTCCCATCACCTCTTTTATCCTCTCTGCCGCTCTGCTGCGGGTACAAGCAGACGTTACCCCACGCACCTATGTGAATATGCAGCCATTGAGCGTGACATCCCCACAGGAGGAACCCTGAAAACCAGGCTCCTCGGGGGAGCAAGGTGGCAGCAGCACCCTCCTGCTCCACCTCCCTCCCACTCTCAGCTCTATTAACACTGAAATGATAATGACATCGGCAACGACGTTGCTGTGACAGTCATGCAACCAAGGACGTGCTGTCCTGGTGCTATGTCCCCTGAGCCCCAAGCACTGGGACATCCCAGCcacagctgggggggggggacaggggCTGCTCTTGCCTTTTTCCCTACCCTATGCTGGCTGCTGGGccaccagcagcccccagccagcACAAGGAGcttcttcagctgcttctccCAGGGGCTGCAGGCTTGAAACCAGTAACCCATCCCAGTTCAGCCTCTCCCCCAGCCTTTCCCAGTAAATCTCTCCAGTATCCCTTCCTCGCCCAGCCTTTCCCACTAAGCCTCTCCAGCTTAAGCCTTCCCAGCCCGGCCTTTCCTAGTGACCCCCCAATAACCCTCTCAACCTTTCTCAGTGATGCCCCTAAGGGAGGGCAGTTTCCCGCTGCCACCGGGATGGTCCTATACAAGCCTATACTGAGCCTAGGGCTGTGAGGGTGTCAATACCCGAGCTGTGCCCTATCAGGCTATACCGAGCTCAGGGCCGGTGCTGTACTGAGTCATACCGAGCCCGAATCCATGACGGTGCTGGTTCTGGCGCTGTACTGGGTCGTACGAAGCCCGCAGCCGTGCCAGTGCCAGTCCGTATCGAGGGCAGTCCAGTTCTGTACTAAGCCGTATAGAGCCCGGGGCCGTGATGGTGCCAGTAGCTTGCCGTTGTATCGAGCTGTACCGAGCACGAGCCCGTGACAGTACCGTACCGAGCCATACCCAGCCCGGTGCCGTGCCGGGCCATACCGATCCCGAGCATCCCCTGTACCGAACCGCACCGGGTCGGGGTCGTGTCCCCATCGTACCCCCCCTTCCCGTGCCGGTGCCGGAGCCGCCCCGTTGGGGCTGAGCCGCCCGTAGCCGGCGCCGCCCCCGGGTATATAGCATCACCGCGGCGCTGCCCCGCTCCCGATCCCGTTCccatggcggcggcggcagcggcggatCCGAGCCCGGGTCCGGGTGCGAGTCCGACTGCGGGCAGCGAGCAGCGCCCCGACCGCGGCGGTAGCGgcagcaccaccaccagcaccagcaacaccaccggcggcggcggcggcggcggcggcggcagcagcagccccgggTCGGTGGAGCTGGCtgcggcgcggcggcggctgGTGGCGGCGgaggggcggcggcgggcggcggcggagcTGGAGGGCCGGGTGCTGCAGGTGCACTGCGCCCTGCGGCACGCCGAGCTGCGCCTGGCCGCCCGCGCAGAGGCGCTGGGCCGGCTCGGGGCCGGCGTGGCCCAGGCTCAGCTGGCGCTGGCGGCGCACACGCAGCGCCTGCAGAAGGGGCTccgccgccggccccggccccggcccgccgcGCTCCTGGCGGCCGCCCGCGCCCTCCGCAGCTGCGTGCCCTGGGCCCCCGCCCGCTCCCGCGGGGCCGCCGCTCCGCCCGCTGCCGCCCGCCGCCTGCCCGCAGCGCCCCGCAGCCCCGCCTAGGGACAGGGGTGCtggggcggaggggggggggggcacccagcGGGGTCCGTTAGAGGGGCGTAGGGAGTGCGATGAGGTGGGGACCTCTGGGTTTGGGGCGTCCCAAGGGGAGCCCAGCGGGGTCTGGGCTCCTTGAGAGGGTCCTGGGCAGTCTGGTGACACAGGGACCTCTGGGTTAGGGGGATCTCAGGGCGACCCTACGGGAGCTGGGGGACCCCGTGGGGTGTGGGAACCCAGCGGGGTCTGGGGAATCTGATGGGCTGGGACCCAAGGGGTTTGGGGGTCCCAGAGGGATCCTGCAGGACGGAGGGGTATGGGGGACCCAGCAGGGTCTGGGGTCCTTTAGGGGGTCATGGGGAATCTGACGAGTTGGGGACCTCTGGGCTTTGGGGTTCCTGGGGGACCCTGTGGGGTGGGGGGACCCAGCAGGGTCTGGGAAATCTGACGGGCTGGGACCCAATGGGTTTGGGGGTCTCAGCGGGATCTGGGGACCTCAGCAATGTCCTGAGGTGTCTGATGGGAGGAGACCCTGCGGGGTGTGGGGCTCCTTAAGGGACCCCATGTGATTGGGGCACTTCAGGGGACCCAGCAGGGTCTGGGGACCTTGGGGTGCCCTGAGGAATCTGGGGGGTGTTGTTGCTGGGGGTTTGGTGTGCTTGGAGGATCCTGCAGGGTCAGGGGTCCACGGGTGTGCAATGAATTGGGAGGTCGTGGGGGACACTGAGGTTGGGGGACCCAGCAGGGTCTGGGGTCCCTGGAGGATCTTTGCCAGGTCTGGGGGGGTTTGTAGGGGAATCTGCTGTCAGCAGCCCCAGCGCAGCCTGGGGTCACCTCCCTCCCGAAGGCAGCAGGTTCAGGGCAGCCTCCATGGGGCAGGGCCCCTTCCCTGTCCAAGCTGCACTGCCAGGAGGGGTCCCCAggatgctgtggcagcaggacaCTGGTGGGACTGTGCCTCGCGCTGGGACTTGTGTGCAGCCTTCATGTGCTCCTGTGTAGACTTCCATAGGGGAATCAAGCAGGCTTGGAGTCACCCCACTTTTGCTGTTCCTGGACACTGATTCTGGCGCCAGACTGCACCCTCCTTGGGGCGGACAACAGAAGGGGACTGGTCCTCACGATGGCACCAGCACCATTTGCCTCCCACCAAGCTGGATTTTTGGGACCGCTTTGACAACTGATCCAGCCGGTGATGCTTGAATCCTCCCCGTGCTTCCAGCAAGAGTCCTTGGGCACCCTCAATGTCACGCTGCAGTGGAGCCTGTCACTATCGGCTCCAGAGGGGTGCGAAGGCACGACGAGGTGGACTCAGGATGAAGCATCCCCCTCCAGGCAGAAGGCTTGTGTGGGGTCCTGGCATTGCTGTCCCCATCGCTGTCCCACCAGCCCTGAGCCGGCCTCAGGTTGGAGGGCTCGGACCTGACAGCATCTTCCTGACTGGGAAGTGCAGTGGTTCAACTGGCAAAGGTCTCTGTGAGCCTGCTCCTCACCGGACGCAGCTGCAGCATTCACCATCCCAGGGCTAGCAGCATCCCTCAGCCGAGCCACCAGAACGGGATCTCGCTTTGCTGCGCTGAGCTTCTGCAGTGACTTTTCCCTGGAGGCTGCATGAatccctccctcctgctggaAAACCAtaactcccccccccttcccccccccatttATTTATAATGGAAAACCCCACTGGATTCGGGCTGGGGTTGGGGGGATTTCATTGACTCGTGAATGTTCTGCCACTACCTTGGTGGGAGACAGCAGGTCTGTTGTGTTAATCCTCGCTTCTCGCCTCTTGTGCccactggtgctgctgctgtgcctgcaccGCGCTGCCCGTGCCGAAGTCAACTTTGAGATCTATTTTAATCACTACATGCAGCGTCCTTAGGTGCTGCTTGAAATACAACAGAGAGGGTGATTAGAATGGGGCTTAGCCAATAAGCCCTGGTAATATCATGTAATTAATGCTGGAGTGGATTTCTCTGATTATCgacctcttccctcttccagggATGTGGAAAGTGTGttgggagctgcctgcagcagtgtgcccgacacacacagagctcacAATAAAGTCCAACTTGCACATTTCTCTCTCGGGcagagaaatatttcagttacCAGCATGACTTTACTTATTAATCCCTGCTTTCAAGCAGTTACTTTTGGGTTTGTGCTACCCGATGTGGAGGTCATGGATGCTCGGGCAGCCCGTATCCCCTTGATGCTCCCTCATTTCTGCCCTTTCACTAAGTTGCTGCCTGCTGGGGGTTTTCCCATGCGTGCACAGCCGTAATCCCAACCAGGAGGTGATTCCCAAGCCGGGTGAGGAGTTTGCTGCTAATAGCAGCTTACAGGTCTCAGCCAGGAGAAGGGACACATTATCTCCCACAGGCTTTCAATTAATAGTATAAAATGCATAGCTTGGGTTTAAATCCCTCGATTTCCCCCCCCTTTCCTGGTGATTATTTGCAAATCAGCTTTTGACCTGATTAGAGCAGAAACTGCTGGGAAAGACCTTAAAACAAGTCATAATCAACTCCATTAAACCAGTAAGACCAAAATGATTCGGAATACTCCAGTGCAATGGTTCCTCCCCACCCTTTGGTCTCAGTCTCATCACGCTTTGTGTTCCGGCAGGATCTTTAGCTGGACCCCGAGTCCTGTGCCATGGTGACTGCTCATGGGCAGGGTAACACTTGTGGGGCTGCCTCTGCTGGGTGTgagcatccatccatcccctccTGCATCCTTACAAACccctgtgctgtggttttagGCAATGTCCCTGCAAAGAACGTGTCACCTGGTGGCTTCTGGGGCAGCTCCTACAAGATGCTCCCACTCCTCAAAGCTGCGCTGCCGCATGCAGTGAGCCCCATCCCCGTGTTCCAGGCTGCAGATGTGGCAGTGCTGGTACCTACACTTCCAGATTCAAACCGGGTGGACAAAACTGGTCCAGCCACCAGCCAGGACCCTTTGCAACACCAGCTGTGCATCCTGCTTTAGTTCTGTGGGCCCCCCTGTGCCCCACACAGCACAGGAGCCCTGAGTCACCCCCAGAAAGCTCCAGTGAATGCTGTCACCAGGCTGCTCACACACTACGGGGTCAGCAGCGAAGTCCTGCTGGAGGCTCTTTGACCTGTTTCAGGCATGGGTTTGGGGGAGAAAACCCACCCCAATCTCCAGCACAAGCTCAGAGGGAAGTCGCAGAGCAAAAGCCTCATCCCTTGGTgcctcccctgccccaggagcaTAGGGCTTTACGTAAACCCACTTGCATTTGTGCCCTCCTGCCAGCAATGACATTACATAAATAGCACCAACACTTGTTGGGTTTATGGGATTATTTTATTACAGACTTTCTGGGAAAAATGATGTTGCACGTTAATACCTAAGCCCAGCTTCTCTCCTTTCCACCATTAATTCCTTCAGGCTATTCCAGATGAATCGTACTGGTAGGAGGTGGGTGTGCCATGGGGACAGGCAGCGACAGGCAGGGACAGAAACTCCCCAGAGCTGAAAAGCCTCTGAGTGATGGAGGGGGCGACAGGGGTCATAGAATGATCCAGCTCATCcatccaacccctgccacgggcaggggggaccccttccactggagcagcttgctccaagcccctgtgtccaacctggccttgagcactgccagggatggggcagccacagcttctctgggcaccctgtgccagcgcctcagcaccctcacagggaagagttttGGGGTGAGGGTGATGGAGGGAGGACTGGGACAGGGTGAGAGGGATGGGGGAATGGGAGGAAGGGATGTGGTGATGGAGAGGGTCAGAAAGCGGTGGTGCCAGAGCAACGCGCATGGCAAGGACCGCGCTGCCTCCTGAAGGTCCCAAGCCAGCTCCCCGGAGGGGACCGCCGGCCTTTTCTGGTCGGTGCCACAAGAGGGCGCTGCAGGAGCCGCCGCTCGCAAGCCTGAATGACTCGGCTCCGGAGCATCGGTGCGGGAGCAAATCCAGCCACCGGCTGCCCCCTGGAGACCCTGTGGCTCCGCGGCCATGCTCAGCATTACTCCATGAGCACCTGGGTGATGCTGATGTCCTGGCTGCATCGCACTCACACCCATAACTCAGCACCTCAGGCATGTAAGACCTCACACGCTCCGCGGAGGGCCCTGGAAGAAAATAGCGCTTTCACTTTTGGTTCCAGCTTTCACCTTGGTTCGCTTTCAGTCCCCCTGTGTTGCAATGGACGTGCAAATCTTCCACTTCAGGAAATGGACAAATTGGATATTTTGGTACCAGAATCGCTGTTTTGAATTTCAGAACACGTGGCTTAACTATTACTGGTAAGTCACCAGCCAGGCAGGTGCCACCAAAGGGGACGTTGGTTCTCCCTTGGGTCTTGTGGCTGCAAAGGCTCCAGAGCAGCCAGGCAGCCACCTTGGATGATAACAGGGGTTTTAACAGGCATCTGCAGGTTGGTTTTGTTCGTAGCTTTTGGCACCAGGGGCAGATGGAGGTGGGGAAGCTCTGACAAAGCTTCCTACAGCTCCCATTGGTTGCACAGATGTGGGGTTGGagctgagcagggagggaggtggtggggaAAGCTGGAGGCCACGGGGCACTCGGGTCCCTTTTACCCTCCCCACCTCTCTGTGGCCATCGGGAGAGCAAAGAACGTGTTGAAAATCCCCCCCAACAAACAGCCTGCACTTCTTTAGGCAGCAATGGCTTCGCTTGCGGAACTTAACTCTCCCCTTTGCTCTGCAGGGACAAAGATGACATCGGCAAGCTTATCCGCGGCAGCATCAATCTCAGCAGTGCCACAGCACAGAGAATCGACTCAAAGACCCTATATTTGTCTAACGATAAGGTGACTTACTACCTCAAGTCAGACAGTATAAAAGACATGGAGGACTTCATCAGTAGACTTACGGCGTTAAATGTCTCTGTGACTGACAAGTAGAGGAGCAGATCCTTGCGCTTAGCAGTGTATGAAGTGCTCTGTTCATTGAGAAAGTGATTGCATTCCAAAGGCTGTTTTCACTCGTAACCACTGATTTCTCAAAGCATGGAAATGTCCAAATGTTTGCAATGGCCTCTTATTGCAtagctgaaaagcaaaatttacCCATCTCCTGCTGCTTACTTGCAAGATAGAAAGGGGAGGACATCAGGCGTGTTGGGAAATGTAGGATGTGAAATGCAGGAAAAGTAGAAGTCTTCAGCTTAGAAAAGACAGCATTCTTTGCAACTGCTGATGCAGCATTACCGTTGGAGAAGCTGCATTTAGTAATTACTGATAGATGGGAATGAATATTGGCTTTAGCTCACACAATGCATAGGCATGGCAAAATGCAAACTGGTTACCACTGGATTCTGAATGCTTTGTAATGTTAGTTTTTCACATTACAACATTATGTGAAAATTGGTGATGGGTGATGTATCTCTCAatctctgttctctctatgCAGTAATGATGTGATAAATTGCTAATTTTCCTCTGCACTTTacttatacatatatacatagagaactgatttgctttattgtacTTATTTACTATATATAAAGAGATATATACCCGATTTGTGCCCGTGAGCTTATTTGCTTCAGTGTGCTTCTTTAATACTGTGCATGTTATACAGCTAGCGTGTGATCCTTATGTGGTGTAGCCTgcctgagagcagagcaggctgaTGGAGATTTTGGGGAGCAATATACTTCCCTTTGTGTATGTTCCACTTCAGGCTCCTGGTTTCCCCATTTCCTTTTACACAGGGACCTTCTTCTGTCCACTCTTATGTCAGTGTGCAGTGGAAATTGCACTCCCTTGTCAGGCATGTGAACCTGCTCAGTGGTGGTTCCACTAACACcaagacacaaatcagacaTGAACCCACCTGTACCGTGGAGTTTTATGGATTAGCTGGAGAATAAAGCTGTTGTGAAACACAGCATCACAATAAGACACACTTAATGGGATGCATCAAAGCCTGTTCtaatttaattgtattttagTCCAGTGGCAATACGTAGTTGAGGGAAAACCATGTGGTGCATTAGGGATGTTTTCTCCTCCAGGTTTGGGAACTCACCTGGGCATGGTTTTGGCTCCTTTTGCACCCATGGGTGTTTTcatcttcctccccatccctccccacaTCCCGAGTGGGCACCCTTGTGCTTCAACCTCCAGTTCGGATGTACTGAGAAGCACTGATAAATCCCCTCTTTTCACTTGGGTCACCCCCGGCCTGCACAGATCCCCCCTTGACATCCTTGCTTTGACACCTAAACCCCCATCTGCGTTCTGCATGTTCGCACAGTGCTCTCAGGCTCCCCAGAAACCAGCTCCCAGGGTGCAAAcgcccagcccctgctcctaaAGCCTGAGGTggcaggacagaaagctggcGCTGGGCATCACCTACACATGGAGAGCTCCTGAACAGTGCCACCAACACGGCAATCCACCCTCCCTTTGCCATCTAAAACCCCATCTGTGCCACCACATCCCTTTCTGGAAGGTCCCtttaagaaaatactgctttcacTTTCGGTTCCTGCTTTTGTCTCCTGTCCTCTTCAGTTCACTTTCAGTCGTCTTTCAGTCCTCCGTGTCTCGCAATGGACACGCAGATCTTCCACTTCAAGAAATGGATCAATTGGATAGCTTGGTACGAGTATCGCTGCTTTGAAATTCAGGACATGTGGCTTCAGTGTTACCGGTAAGTCACCAGCCAGGCAGGTGCCACCAAAGGGGACGTTGGTCGTTCCTTGGGTCTTGTGGTTGCAAGGGCTCCAGAGCAGCCACCTTGGATGATAACAGGGGTTTTAACAGGCATCTGCAGGTTGGTTTTGACACCGGGGGCAGATGGAGGTGGGGAAGCTCTGACAAAGCTTCCTACAGCTCCCATTGGTTGCACGGATGTGGGGTTGGagctgagcagggagggaggtggtgggga contains the following coding sequences:
- the TRNP1 gene encoding TMF-regulated nuclear protein 1; amino-acid sequence: MAAAAAADPSPGPGASPTAGSEQRPDRGGSGSTTTSTSNTTGGGGGGGGGSSSPGSVELAAARRRLVAAEGRRRAAAELEGRVLQVHCALRHAELRLAARAEALGRLGAGVAQAQLALAAHTQRLQKGLRRRPRPRPAALLAAARALRSCVPWAPARSRGAAAPPAAARRLPAAPRSPA